The following are encoded in a window of Corvus moneduloides isolate bCorMon1 chromosome 26, bCorMon1.pri, whole genome shotgun sequence genomic DNA:
- the ZNF652 gene encoding zinc finger protein 652 isoform X2, with protein MSQAAKACQQLGEPPGAGMAQEDARRAQGPPAFYPSQELDLSTKVYKRESGSPFSVLVDSKMSKGHLHEREEQPFFRESRAVGEVRAVKEDRENSDDSEEEEEEEDEVTYKREQIIVEVNLNNQTLNVSKGEKGVPSQSKDTAVLKTSSEEEEGDSGEEATEDSNDYEENERQKKKEKRVEKVSVAQRRTRRAASAAAAATSPAPRATRGRRKSVEPPRRKKKAAKEPKAPVQKSKCEEKETLTCEKCPRVFNTRWYLEKHMNVTHRRMQICDKCGKKFVLESELSLHQQTDCEKNIQCVSCNKSFKKLWSLHEHIKIVHGYAEKKFSCEICEKKFYTMAHVRKHMVAHTKDMPFTCETCGKSFKRSMSLKVHSLQHSGEKPFRCENCDERFQYKYQLRSHMSIHIGHKQFMCQWCGKDFNMKQYFDEHMKTHTGEKPFICEICGKSFTSRPNMKRHRRTHTGEKPYPCDVCGQRFRFSNMLKAHKEKCFRVTSPGTSPGPAAAAAGPALLPGPCPAPPAAGTPLGLSPAVPPRPLPHPYGPLALPPPGHHPHGHHPQHLPVPPVPHLPPPPALFKSEPLNHRGHGHGDGGFLRHLDKASPAQPH; from the exons ATGAGCCAAGCAGCCAAggcctgccagcagctgggggagCCCCCCGGGGCGGGCATGGCGCAGGAGGACGCGCGCCGGGCGCAGGGGCCGCCCGCCTTCTACCCCAGCCAGGAGCTCGACCTGTCCACCAAGGTGTACAAGAGGGAGTCAGGGAGCCCCTTCTCGGTGCTGGTGGACAGCAAAATGAGCAAAGGCCACCTCCACGAGAGGGAGGAGCAGCCGTTTTTCAGGGAGAGCAGAGCGGTAGGAGAGGTCCGGGCTGTGAAAGAAGACAGGGAAAACTCTGACgactctgaggaggaggaagaggaggaagatgaagtgACTTACAAAAGGGAGCAGATTATAGTGGAGGTAAACCTTAACAACCAAACCTTAAATGTGTCCAAAGGGGAGAAgggtgtcccctcccagtccaAAGACACTGCTGTCCTTAAGACCagcagtgaggaagaggagggtgaCAGTGGGGAAGAGGCCACGGAAGACAGTAATGATTATGAGGAGAAtgagaggcagaagaaaaaggagaaaagagtgGAGAAGGTTAGTGTTGCCCAGAGGAGAACGAGGAGAGCCGCCTCTGCCGCGGCAGCCGCCACCTCCCCGGCACCCAGAGCTACGCGGGGGCGTAGAAAGAGCGTGGAGCCCCCCAGGCGTAAGAAGAAAGCTGCAAAGGAGCCCAAGGCACCTGTGCAGAAATCAAAGTGTGAAGAGAAGGAGACTCTGACCTGTGAGAAGTGCCCCAGGGTGTTTAACACACGCTGGTACCTGGAGAAGCACATGAACGTCACTCACAGGCGGATGCAGATCTGCGACAAATGTGGGAAGAAATTTGTGCTAGAGAGTGAGCTGTCCCTCCACCAGCAAACTGACTGTGAAAAAAACATCCAG TGCGTTTCCTGTAACAAATCCTTCAAGAAGCTCTGGTCCCTCCACGAGCACATCAAGATCGTGCACGGCTACGCCGAGAAGAAATTCTCCTGCGAGATCTGCGAGAAGAAGTTCTACACCATGGCCCACGTGCGCAAACACATGGTTG CCCACACCAAGGACATGCCCTTCACGTGCGAGACCTGCGGGAAGTCCTTCAAGCGCAGCATGTCCCTCAAGGTGCACTCCCTGCAGCACTCGGGGGAGAAGCCCTTCCGCTGTGAg AACTGCGACGAGAGGTTCCAGTACAAGTACCAGCTGCGCTCGCACATGAGCATCCACATCGGGCACAAGCAGTTCATGTGCCAGTGGTGCGGCAAGGACTTCAACATGAAGCAGTACTTCGACGAGCACATGAAAACACACACGg GAGAGAAGCCCTTCATCTGCGAGATCTGCGGGAAGAGCTTCACCAGCCGGCCCAACATGAAGCGGCACCGGCGGACGCACACCGGGGAGAAGCCGTACCCGTGCGACGTCTGCGGGCAGCGCTTCCGCTTCTCCAACATGCTCAAGGCGCACAAGGAGAAATGTTTCCGCGTCACCAGCCCCGGcaccagccccggccccgccgccgccgccgccggccccgcgctccTGCCcggcccctgcccggccccgccggccgcggggACCCCGCTGGGGCTGAGCCCGGCCGTGCCCCCGCGGCCCCTCCCGCACCCCTACGGCCCCCTGGCCCTGCCGCCGCCCGGGCACCACCCCCACGGGCACCACCCGCAGCACCTGCCCGTGCCCCCCGTGCCGCAcctgcccccgccgcccgccctgTTCAAGAGCGAGCCCCTGAACCACCGCGGGCACGGCCACGGCGACGGCGGCTTCCTGCGGCACCTGGACAAGGCCAGCCCGGCACAGCCGCACTGA
- the ZNF652 gene encoding zinc finger protein 652 isoform X1 yields MGVPCVPPFQPCAPPRARALPAGSIKCSRAPRPLPAEEPSPPCPCRDPDPRPTAARTPNPAGLRWKRRRARGAPASRSSPPGSVGWKALHEPEQPPQMSQAAKACQQLGEPPGAGMAQEDARRAQGPPAFYPSQELDLSTKVYKRESGSPFSVLVDSKMSKGHLHEREEQPFFRESRAVGEVRAVKEDRENSDDSEEEEEEEDEVTYKREQIIVEVNLNNQTLNVSKGEKGVPSQSKDTAVLKTSSEEEEGDSGEEATEDSNDYEENERQKKKEKRVEKVSVAQRRTRRAASAAAAATSPAPRATRGRRKSVEPPRRKKKAAKEPKAPVQKSKCEEKETLTCEKCPRVFNTRWYLEKHMNVTHRRMQICDKCGKKFVLESELSLHQQTDCEKNIQCVSCNKSFKKLWSLHEHIKIVHGYAEKKFSCEICEKKFYTMAHVRKHMVAHTKDMPFTCETCGKSFKRSMSLKVHSLQHSGEKPFRCENCDERFQYKYQLRSHMSIHIGHKQFMCQWCGKDFNMKQYFDEHMKTHTGEKPFICEICGKSFTSRPNMKRHRRTHTGEKPYPCDVCGQRFRFSNMLKAHKEKCFRVTSPGTSPGPAAAAAGPALLPGPCPAPPAAGTPLGLSPAVPPRPLPHPYGPLALPPPGHHPHGHHPQHLPVPPVPHLPPPPALFKSEPLNHRGHGHGDGGFLRHLDKASPAQPH; encoded by the exons ATAAAATGCTCGAGGGCTCCTCGGCCGCTTCCTGCAGAAGAACCCTCCCCGCCCTGCCCCTGCCGTGATCCCGACCCCCGCCCCACCGCAGCCAGGACCCCGAACCCCGCCGGGCTCCGATGGAAGAGGCGCCGGGCCCGAGGAGCCCCCGCGAGCCGCAGCTCCCCGCCGGGTTCCGTGGGATGGAAGGCGCTCCATGAGCCGGAGCAGCCCCCCCAGATGAGCCAAGCAGCCAAggcctgccagcagctgggggagCCCCCCGGGGCGGGCATGGCGCAGGAGGACGCGCGCCGGGCGCAGGGGCCGCCCGCCTTCTACCCCAGCCAGGAGCTCGACCTGTCCACCAAGGTGTACAAGAGGGAGTCAGGGAGCCCCTTCTCGGTGCTGGTGGACAGCAAAATGAGCAAAGGCCACCTCCACGAGAGGGAGGAGCAGCCGTTTTTCAGGGAGAGCAGAGCGGTAGGAGAGGTCCGGGCTGTGAAAGAAGACAGGGAAAACTCTGACgactctgaggaggaggaagaggaggaagatgaagtgACTTACAAAAGGGAGCAGATTATAGTGGAGGTAAACCTTAACAACCAAACCTTAAATGTGTCCAAAGGGGAGAAgggtgtcccctcccagtccaAAGACACTGCTGTCCTTAAGACCagcagtgaggaagaggagggtgaCAGTGGGGAAGAGGCCACGGAAGACAGTAATGATTATGAGGAGAAtgagaggcagaagaaaaaggagaaaagagtgGAGAAGGTTAGTGTTGCCCAGAGGAGAACGAGGAGAGCCGCCTCTGCCGCGGCAGCCGCCACCTCCCCGGCACCCAGAGCTACGCGGGGGCGTAGAAAGAGCGTGGAGCCCCCCAGGCGTAAGAAGAAAGCTGCAAAGGAGCCCAAGGCACCTGTGCAGAAATCAAAGTGTGAAGAGAAGGAGACTCTGACCTGTGAGAAGTGCCCCAGGGTGTTTAACACACGCTGGTACCTGGAGAAGCACATGAACGTCACTCACAGGCGGATGCAGATCTGCGACAAATGTGGGAAGAAATTTGTGCTAGAGAGTGAGCTGTCCCTCCACCAGCAAACTGACTGTGAAAAAAACATCCAG TGCGTTTCCTGTAACAAATCCTTCAAGAAGCTCTGGTCCCTCCACGAGCACATCAAGATCGTGCACGGCTACGCCGAGAAGAAATTCTCCTGCGAGATCTGCGAGAAGAAGTTCTACACCATGGCCCACGTGCGCAAACACATGGTTG CCCACACCAAGGACATGCCCTTCACGTGCGAGACCTGCGGGAAGTCCTTCAAGCGCAGCATGTCCCTCAAGGTGCACTCCCTGCAGCACTCGGGGGAGAAGCCCTTCCGCTGTGAg AACTGCGACGAGAGGTTCCAGTACAAGTACCAGCTGCGCTCGCACATGAGCATCCACATCGGGCACAAGCAGTTCATGTGCCAGTGGTGCGGCAAGGACTTCAACATGAAGCAGTACTTCGACGAGCACATGAAAACACACACGg GAGAGAAGCCCTTCATCTGCGAGATCTGCGGGAAGAGCTTCACCAGCCGGCCCAACATGAAGCGGCACCGGCGGACGCACACCGGGGAGAAGCCGTACCCGTGCGACGTCTGCGGGCAGCGCTTCCGCTTCTCCAACATGCTCAAGGCGCACAAGGAGAAATGTTTCCGCGTCACCAGCCCCGGcaccagccccggccccgccgccgccgccgccggccccgcgctccTGCCcggcccctgcccggccccgccggccgcggggACCCCGCTGGGGCTGAGCCCGGCCGTGCCCCCGCGGCCCCTCCCGCACCCCTACGGCCCCCTGGCCCTGCCGCCGCCCGGGCACCACCCCCACGGGCACCACCCGCAGCACCTGCCCGTGCCCCCCGTGCCGCAcctgcccccgccgcccgccctgTTCAAGAGCGAGCCCCTGAACCACCGCGGGCACGGCCACGGCGACGGCGGCTTCCTGCGGCACCTGGACAAGGCCAGCCCGGCACAGCCGCACTGA